One window from the genome of Amycolatopsis sp. NBC_01480 encodes:
- a CDS encoding NAD-dependent epimerase/dehydratase family protein, translating to MLTLVTGATGQVGRRFVPRLLQSAAPGDEVRVLVRDAARGERFAELGAQVLIGDLRDAEVLGKATAGVDAVVNVAAAFRGVPDEEARAVNRGAAIELGRAAVASGVRRFVQVSTGLVYGSGRGRALVEDDETVPGDHLWGAYPESKWEAEQALKAMDGLGDLRIGRLPFVYGDGDPHLGDVMKHAANWPAMQRLHMGHHLDVAQGLQRLLYAPGAHGVYNIADDAPVTMADLFQFHGLEVPPEASAKETPDPWHSVMSTTRIRRELGYRPLVPSVWTAREAGLL from the coding sequence GTGCTGACATTGGTGACGGGAGCGACGGGCCAGGTCGGACGCCGGTTCGTGCCGCGCCTGCTGCAGAGCGCGGCACCCGGCGACGAGGTGCGGGTGCTGGTTCGGGACGCGGCGCGCGGCGAACGGTTCGCCGAGCTCGGCGCCCAGGTGCTGATCGGCGACCTGCGTGATGCGGAAGTGCTCGGCAAGGCGACGGCGGGCGTGGACGCGGTGGTGAACGTCGCCGCCGCGTTCCGCGGGGTGCCGGACGAGGAGGCGCGCGCGGTCAACCGGGGCGCGGCCATCGAGCTCGGCCGGGCCGCGGTGGCCTCCGGGGTACGGCGATTCGTGCAGGTCAGCACCGGGCTCGTATACGGCTCGGGCCGCGGCCGGGCGCTGGTCGAGGACGACGAGACGGTGCCGGGCGACCATCTCTGGGGTGCCTACCCCGAGTCTAAATGGGAGGCCGAGCAGGCGCTCAAGGCGATGGACGGCCTCGGCGACCTGCGCATCGGCCGGTTGCCGTTCGTCTACGGCGACGGCGATCCGCACCTGGGCGACGTGATGAAGCACGCGGCGAACTGGCCCGCCATGCAGCGCCTGCACATGGGCCATCACCTGGACGTGGCCCAGGGTCTGCAGCGGCTGCTCTACGCACCCGGGGCCCACGGCGTTTACAACATCGCCGACGACGCCCCGGTCACCATGGCCGACCTCTTCCAGTTCCACGGCCTGGAGGTGCCGCCGGAGGCGTCCGCCAAGGAAACCCCGGACCCGTGGCACAGCGTGATGTCGACGACCCGGATCCGCCGCGAACTGGGCTACCGCCCGCTGGTCCCGTCGGTGTGGACGGCGCGGGAAGCCGGGCTGCTGTAA
- a CDS encoding aminotransferase family protein, with product MADQPLNPLWHPFADMGAVDGDRMIITRGEGSYVWDDADRKYFDATASLWYANFGHGRPEITRAVTAQLEKLDSYNLFGYYANEPALELALRLSALAPTPGSKVFLGSGGGDVVDTAVKIARAYFANTGRPSKTHVIGRVQGYHGTHGFGTAVGGISVNAQGFGPLLEGFSHIAYDSAAALEAEIQRLGADQVAAFFCEPVIGAGGVLLPPEGYIEEVAAICRRHDVLFVADCVIAAFGRLGTWFGIDRWAVQPDLITTAKGITGGTVPLAALLVAPHVAEPFFTGEPGAPALRHGPTYSGHPVACAAANATLDIYERDNLIPRGRELEKPLADALADAAVHPLVGEVRAGLGFLAAVELSAETLAADPGAPGRLQRLIREEGVLVRPVAKGIVVSPPLIAAEPELDMLAAALPKALDRLKS from the coding sequence ATGGCCGACCAGCCGCTGAACCCCCTGTGGCACCCGTTCGCGGACATGGGCGCCGTGGACGGCGACCGCATGATCATCACCCGCGGCGAGGGCTCGTACGTCTGGGACGACGCGGACCGGAAGTACTTCGACGCGACCGCTTCGCTCTGGTACGCCAACTTCGGCCACGGGCGGCCGGAAATCACCCGCGCCGTGACGGCCCAGCTCGAGAAGCTCGACTCGTACAACCTCTTCGGCTACTACGCGAACGAGCCGGCGCTGGAGCTGGCTTTGCGGCTTTCCGCGCTGGCGCCGACGCCGGGGTCCAAGGTGTTCCTCGGCTCCGGCGGCGGCGACGTGGTGGACACGGCGGTGAAGATCGCCCGCGCGTACTTCGCGAACACCGGGCGGCCGTCGAAGACCCACGTGATCGGCCGGGTGCAGGGGTACCACGGCACGCACGGGTTCGGCACGGCCGTCGGCGGGATTTCCGTGAACGCCCAGGGTTTCGGGCCGCTGCTGGAGGGTTTCTCGCACATCGCGTACGACAGCGCGGCGGCGCTGGAAGCCGAGATCCAGCGGCTCGGCGCCGACCAGGTGGCCGCGTTCTTCTGCGAGCCGGTGATCGGCGCGGGCGGGGTGCTGCTCCCGCCGGAGGGCTACATCGAGGAGGTCGCGGCGATCTGCCGCCGGCACGACGTGCTGTTCGTGGCGGACTGCGTGATCGCCGCGTTCGGCCGGCTGGGCACCTGGTTCGGCATCGACCGCTGGGCCGTGCAGCCGGACCTGATCACCACCGCGAAAGGCATCACCGGCGGGACCGTGCCGCTGGCCGCGCTGCTGGTCGCGCCCCACGTCGCGGAGCCGTTTTTCACGGGTGAGCCGGGCGCCCCGGCGCTGCGCCACGGCCCGACGTACTCGGGCCACCCGGTCGCCTGCGCCGCCGCGAACGCGACCCTGGACATCTACGAGCGCGACAACCTGATTCCCCGCGGCCGCGAACTGGAGAAGCCCCTCGCCGACGCCCTCGCGGATGCCGCCGTCCACCCGTTGGTCGGCGAAGTCCGCGCCGGGCTGGGCTTTCTCGCCGCGGTCGAGCTGAGCGCGGAAACGCTCGCGGCGGATCCTGGTGCGCCGGGTCGGCTCCAGCGGCTGATCCGTGAGGAGGGTGTGCTGGTTCGTCCGGTGGCCAAGGGCATTGTGGTGTCTCCGCCGTTGATCGCTGCGGAGCCGGAGCTGGACATGTTGGCGGCTGCGTTGCCGAAGGCGTTGGACCGGCTGAAGTCCTGA
- a CDS encoding CaiB/BaiF CoA transferase family protein produces the protein MPEVRPLDGIKVVDLSRILAGPYCTQYLGEMGADVVKVEPPGHGDDTRLWGPPFVGEGDDAVYFLAANRNKRGIVLDLKSERGREAVRRLLADADVLVENFRPGTLEKWGLSYAELSALNPRLIHVSITGFGQTGPYRDRPGYDLVAQAMGGVMGLTGEPDGAPAKVGLPVADLNAGTWAIIAVLMALQARHTTGRGQYLDVSLLDAQLAWHVYAAGAHFYDAPRPRRMGSAHPSIVPYQAYHVSDGWLIVAIGSEKLWRALCRVLELDIAEGPKFATNAARAANRDELNARLGEVLVTRTVEDWMKTFDAASIPAAPINDIDDVYADPWAAERDQVVRLPHPTVGTYLGNGFPIKASDTQPRPTSAPPTLGQHTAEVLAELGYSAAEIAEF, from the coding sequence ATGCCCGAGGTCCGTCCACTCGACGGGATCAAGGTCGTTGACCTGTCCCGGATCCTCGCCGGGCCGTACTGCACGCAGTACCTCGGCGAGATGGGCGCGGACGTGGTCAAGGTCGAGCCGCCAGGACACGGCGACGACACCCGGCTGTGGGGGCCGCCGTTCGTCGGCGAGGGGGACGACGCGGTCTACTTCCTCGCGGCGAACCGGAACAAGCGCGGGATCGTGCTCGACCTCAAGAGCGAGCGCGGCCGCGAAGCCGTCCGCCGGCTGCTGGCGGACGCCGACGTGCTCGTCGAGAACTTCCGCCCGGGCACGCTCGAGAAGTGGGGCCTGTCCTACGCCGAGCTGTCGGCGCTGAACCCGCGGCTGATCCACGTGTCGATCACCGGGTTCGGCCAGACCGGGCCGTACCGCGACCGGCCGGGTTACGACCTCGTCGCGCAGGCGATGGGCGGCGTGATGGGGCTGACCGGCGAGCCGGACGGCGCGCCCGCGAAGGTGGGCCTGCCCGTCGCCGACCTGAACGCGGGCACCTGGGCCATCATCGCCGTGCTGATGGCGTTGCAGGCCCGGCACACGACCGGGCGCGGCCAGTACCTCGACGTCTCGCTGCTCGACGCCCAGCTCGCCTGGCACGTCTACGCCGCCGGCGCGCATTTCTACGACGCGCCGCGGCCGCGCCGGATGGGCTCGGCGCACCCCAGCATCGTCCCGTACCAGGCGTACCACGTGTCCGACGGCTGGCTGATCGTCGCGATCGGCAGCGAGAAGCTGTGGCGCGCGCTGTGCCGGGTGCTGGAGCTGGACATCGCCGAGGGCCCGAAGTTCGCCACCAACGCTGCGCGCGCGGCGAACCGCGACGAGCTGAACGCCCGGCTGGGCGAGGTGCTCGTGACGCGTACCGTCGAGGACTGGATGAAGACCTTCGACGCGGCGAGCATTCCGGCCGCGCCGATCAACGACATCGACGACGTGTACGCCGACCCGTGGGCGGCCGAGCGGGACCAGGTCGTGCGGCTGCCGCACCCGACCGTCGGGACCTACCTCGGCAACGGGTTCCCGATCAAGGCGTCGGACACCCAGCCGAGGCCGACGTCCGCGCCGCCGACGCTGGGCCAGCACACCGCCGAGGTGCTGGCCGAGCTGGGTTATTCCGCGGCGGAGATCGCGGAGTTCTGA